GCCTCCCGGTATCCGTAGACCGGCGGGATCAGCAGGGCGGCCAGCAGCGCCAGCCATACGGCCAGATCCAGCGCCCTCGGCCCCCGGGCGAGCGCCGCCTCCAGGCGGCCGGAGGCCGCGTAGGCCAGGGCGACGGTCACCCCCGCGGCCGGCGGCAGGGCGAACCAGAGGAGCGCCGGGCGATACGGACGCCTCATCTGCGCCACCGCCCTACCTGCGCCTCGGCCCGGCGAACCGGTAGCCGACGCCCCGCACCGTCTCGATCAGCCTGGGCTCGGAGGGGTTTTCCTCCAGCTTGGCCCGGAGGTGCCGGATGTGCACGTCCACGGTGCGGACGTCGCCGTAGAAGTCCGGGCCCATCACCCGGTCCACCAGCTCGTCCCGGGTGAACACCCGGCCCGGGGACCGGGCAAGGACGCCCAGGATCTGGAACTCGGTGGGGGTGAGGTCCACGCGCCGGCCGTCGCGCAGGACCTCGTAGCTTGCGAAGTTGATGGTGAGCGGCCCGAGGACCAGCGTGTCCTGGTCCTGGGGTTCCGCACTTCTGCGCGCCCGGCGGAGGATCGCCTTCACCCGCCCGGTCAGCTCCCGGGGGCTGAACGGCTTGGTCACGTAGTCGTCGGCGCCGATCTCGAACCCCACCACCCGGTCGATCTCCTCGCCCCGGGCGGTGAGCATCAGCACCGGCAGTTCGGAGTGGCGGCGGAGGGCGCGCAGGACCTCGAATCCGTCGATCCCGGGCAGCATCACGTCCAGGATCACCAGGTCGATCTCTTCCTCCCGGGCGATGCGCAGCCCGTCCTCGCCGTTGTCCGCGGTCAGCACTTCGAAGCCCGCCCGGCGCAAGTTGTACGCGACCAGTTCGAGGATCGAGGGCTCATCATCGACGACGAGAATCCGCTCGGGCACAGGGAACACCTCCGACGCACAGGGGCCGCGGTCGGCTCAGCGGGCAGTCTCCCGGGTGATGGGCACGAAGCCCAGCTCCGCCACGTACTCCTCCTGGAACTCGGGGCTCAGCACGAACTCCAGGAACGCGCGCGCAAGCCCGGCAGGTTCCCCCTTGGTGTACATATACTCGTAGGTCCAGATCGGCCACCGACCCTCCAGCACGGCGTCCGGGGAGTAGGCGACGCCGTCCAGCGCCAGGGCCTTCACCTTCGACGGCCGGTGATAGGACGCGTCGATGTAGCCGATGGCCCCGGGGGTATACTGCACGGTGGTCACCACCTTGCCGTTGGAGTCCTGCACCAGGGCCTGGGGCGAGATGTCGCCTTCGCCGGCCAGCACCTTCTCCACGATGGTCGCCCGCGAACCCGACGACTGCTGCCGGCTGACGACCACGATCTCCAGGTCGGGACCGCCGACCTCCTGCCAGTTGGTGATCTCGCCCCGGAGGATCCCGGCCAGCTGCTCCATCGTCAGCCCGTCCACGGGGTTCTCGGGGTGGACGATGATGACGAACGGGGCGATGGCGACCCGGTGCTCCACCAGCACGTCGGCCAGCTCCCCGGTGGCCGGGATGTCGGAGTTGCCGATGTCCACGGCGCCGACCGCCACCTGCTGCAGGCCGTTGTACGAGCCGCCGCCGCTGACGTTCACCGTCACGTTGAGGTGCTCCTCCATGAAGATCTCAGCCGCCAGCGAGGCGAGCGGCAGGAGGGCGGTGGAGCCGCTGGCCGTGATGGTCCCCGCCAGGGGGTCGTTGGGATCGGCCTGCGGGCGGCTGCCACAGCCGGCGAGGAGCAGCGTTGCCGCGAGCAGGATGGCCGCCAGCGGGCGACTGCGAAGCACAGCCATGGTGTCTTGCGTCACCTCTCGCCCAAGGTTGCACGTGCCATCTTCACTGTAGCTTATCGATGTTAAGGTTCGGTTAAGATGAAGGGGTTATCCCCGCGACTTGAGCGCGCGGGGCGTCGGCCAGCGCCAGGACCTCGGCGGCGATGGCCAGGGCCGAGGCGGGATGGCCGGCCTGCCTGGCGGCGGCGGCCATGGCGGCGAGCCGCTCCGGCCGGCGGAACAGCAGGTCGTCCGCCGCCCCCGCCAGCCGCTTCACCCCCACGACCCGGGCCGCGCCGGAACCCGCCAGGTACGCGGCATTCTCCTCCTCGGGGCCGGGGAGGGGGTCCAGGAGCAGCATCGGCAGGCCCAGGGCCAGTGCCTCGGCGCAGGTGATCCCGCCGGGCTTGGTGACCAGGAGGTCGGCCTCGCGCATATGGTCGAGGACCTGGTCCGTGAAGCCGAGGGCCGTGAGGCGGGCGTCGCTGCCGTGGCGCCGGCGGATCTGATCCAGCAGCGCCTCGTTCCGCCCGCAGATCACCGTGACCCGCAGGTCCGGGCGCGGCAGCGACAGGAGGGCGTCCACCGCCGCGGCAATGGGCCCGAGGCCCAGGCCGCCGCCGATGACAAGAACCCGACGTACGCCGGAGGAAGACGAACCGGCGGTCGGGCCGGCGGTGCGGTCCGCCCCGGTGCCGTCCGCGGCCAGCGCCATGCGAACCGGAATGCCGGTCGCCCGCACGGCGGCGGCGTCCGCCCCACGGCGGACCAGCTCGCGGGCCGCCTGCTCGGACGCCGTGAAGTAGCGCGCCACGCCGGGCCAGATCCAGAACCCGTGGGGCGCAAAGTCGGTCAGGGCCATCACCACGGGCACCCGCTTCGGCCAGGATCGGTTCAGAAGGTGAAGCGCGGCGCCGGCGGGAAACGGGTGGGTGCCGACGACCACGTCGGGGTTGTACTGCTGCAGGGCGCGCCGCACCGGCCCGCTGAGGACGCGGATGACGAGCCGGCGCAGCGGCCGTCCGGGCGGCAGCCGATAGAGTTGCCGGTAGAGATCGGGCGTGTGCCGGATCTGCCAGAGGTAGGCGCGCCCGACCAGCCCGAGCAGCGGGCTGCGGCACTGGACCACGACGGCCTCGCAGTCAGCCGACAGGCTGCGGCAGGCCGCGGCGATGGCGGTGGCGGCGGCCAGGTGGCCGGAGCCGAAGTCGGCGGAGAGAAGCAGAATACGGGTAGGCACAGCGCCACCTCCGGGCAGCCAAAGATCAGGACAGACCTTGATAATTCGCTCCATTCCACGCGTGCTCCTGTCCCGGTCCGGCCTGGCGCCGCGGTCCCGCCGACCGGGCGGCTCAGGTCTTAGCCTGTCCGATCCCGCCGACCGGCCGCCGGCGGCGCTGCCCCCGCCGGATGCCGAAAGCCAGGCCGACGGCCGCGGCCAGGGCTGCGGCCCCCGCTGCGGCGATGCGCCCGTACAGGTACTGGCGCGCCGTGAGCACCAGATGGTCGCGGCGGCCGGGGATCAGCGTCCACGTCACCTTGCGGCCCGAGGGGTCCAGTTCGCCGTTGGTCTCCCCGATGCGGGCCGGGAGCTCTACGGACACGCGAAAGTCCACGGGCGAGTCGAAGGAGGCCGCCACCGCGTCCAGTTCCGCCATGTCCAGGAGCGTCTCCAGATCCAGTGTGTAGTCGCGCCAGAAGATGCGGTCTCGGATCAGGAAGTGGCCCTTCCAGGTCTCGTCATTCAGGATCAACTCATTCCGGAACGGCGCCACCGCCCTGAAACCGACCATGTCCCCCAGCTGGTAGCGGGTTACCGTCGCCTTCGGATCCTCCCGGAGCTCCGCCTCCAACCGGGCCAGCGGGTCCCTGGCGCGCATGGCTGCCGCCACCGCCAGGAACTCCCGGTCGATGGCGGCGATGATCTCCTTCTCGCCCGTGCCGTCCGGGTTCACCCGCAGGTTCAGTTCCAGGCGCACACAGCCCGCCAGGGCGGCCGCGGCCAGGAGGAGCACCAGGGTTAGAGCCGACAGCCTCCGCAAGCGCAGATCCCTCCCCGGAAACGCCAATTACAGCCATTGTATTCGCGGCTCGTCTGCGTTTACAGACGGGTGTGGCATCTGCATTTCGCGGTTCGGCTGCCGTAGGGCAGCCCCGGCGGCGCAGGCCCGGGGATGGGTTCGCCGATGGGGTCGCAGGGGCAGGCAATAGGCCGCCCGGCGACGAAGATTGGTTGAGAGATGGCATCTGGTGAAGAAAGGAGCAAGCCTAGCGTGACGCGGAGACTGACACGGGCCGAGGTTCCGGTGGAGCAGACCTGGCGTCTGAGCGATCTTTTCCCCACGCAGGCCGACTGGGAGCGGGAGTTGGAGGCCATCGCCGCCGACGCGTCCCGGGTCACCCAGTACCGGGGCCGGCTGGGCGAGGGCGCATCCGTGCTGCTCAGCTGCCTGACGGAGTACGAGCGGCTGCGGGAGCGGCTGACTCGGGCCGGCGCCTACGCCAGCCTGCGGTTCTCCGAAGATGGGTCCAACCCGAAGAACCAGGCGGTGCGCGCCAAAGGGCAGGCTCTGATGGCGCAGATGGGCGCGGCTTTCGCTTTCCTGCAGTCGGAGCTCCTGGCCCTGCCCGAGGGCACGGTGGAGCGATACCTGGCCGAGGAGCCCGGCCTCGCGCCATTCCGGCGCTGGCTGGAGCAGGTCCTGGCCATGCGGCCCCATACCCTGCACCCGGAGACCGAATCGGCGCTCGCCGCCCTGATCGAGGTCACCGGCGCGCCGTACGTCATCTACAACCAGGTCAAGGCCGGCGATATGCGCTTCGACCCTATTGAAGTGGACGGCGAGTCGGTGCCGGTATCCTTCGCCACATACGAGGAACGGCTGGAGCGCTCGGCCGACGTCGAGACCCGGCGGGCCGCTTTCCGCAGCTTCTCCGCCGGGCTGCGCCGGTACCAGCACACCCTGGCCGCGGCGTTCGCCGCAGAGGTGAAGAAGAACGTGGTCCTGGCGCGGCTCAGGGGCTACGAGTCGGCGACCCACATGCTGCTGCACCCGCAGGAGGTCAGCATCGACGTCTACCACAACATCCTGGACGTCATCCAGGCCGAGCTGGCCCCGCACATGCGGCGGTACGCCCGGCTGCGCAGGCGGGTGTTGGGGCTGGACCGGCTGCTGTACTGCGACATCGAGGCGCCGCTGGATCCCGGGTACAACCCGGGCGTTACCTTCGCCGAGGGCGCGCAGATCATCCTCGACGGGCTGGCTGTGCTCGGTGACGAGTACATCGACATCGTCCGCACCGCGCTGACGGACCGCTGGATCGACTGGTGCGACAACGTCGGGAAGTCCACCGGCGCGTTCTGTTCGTCCCCGTATGGCGCCCACCCGTACATCCTGATCTCCTGGGCCGATACCATGCGCAACGTCCTGGTGCTGGCGCATGAGCTGGGGCACGCCTGCCACCTGACGCTGGCCCAGCGGAACCAGTCGGTATTGAACTTCCGCCCGTCGACGTTCTTCATCGAAGCGCCGTCGACGATCAACGAGCTGCTGGTCGGGCAGCATATCATGCGCGGCACGGCCGACCCCCGCATGCGCCGGTGGGTGATCATGCAGCTGCTGGCCACGTACCATCACAACTTCGTGCGCCATCTGCTGGAGGGCGAGCTGCAGCGGCGGATCTACGCCCTGGCCGAGGCCGGTACGCCCATCACGGCCGTTACCCTGTCGGAGACGAAGGGCCGGATCCTGGAGGAGTTCTGGGGCGGCGAGGTCGAGATCGACGACGATGCCAGGCTGACCTGGATGCGTCAGCCCCATTACTACATGGGGCTGTACCCGTACACGTACTCGGCTGGCCTGACCGTCGGGACCGCGGTCGCGCAGGCCATCCGTGACGAGGGGCAGCCGGCGGTGGAGCGCTGGCTCCGCGTGCTGAAGGCCGGCGGCACGCGGAAGCCGCTGGAGCTGGCGCAGATGGCGGGCGTCGACCTCTCCACTCCGGAGCCGATTCGTGCCGCGGTCGCGTTTGTCGGATCGCTGGTGGACGAACTGGAGCAGAGTTTTTAGAACAGATTTGCCATGAATTCCCTGGTTGACGGCGGCGGACGGAGCTGTTACAATACCTCACTGTCGGGGCCGGGTCACGGCCGCTGGACGGCGCAGCGCCCGTCCCGCCGTCAACCGAACACCGCGGGGTGGAGCAGCCAGGTAGCTCGTCGGGCTCATAACCCGGAGGTCGAGGGTTCAAATCCCTCCCCCGCAACCAACGGGACTTCGGAAGCGGCGCAGGCCGCTTCCGAAGTTGTCTGCCCGGGCGCCGGTCGGTACGAACTGGTCGGTTGACAGATTCCCGGGAGATTGCTAAACTGATTAAGCTGTTTGCATCCTTCGTGGTGCAACCGCATCGTGGGGCTATAGCTCAGTTGGGAGAGCGCGTGAATCGCACTCACGAGGTCAGGGGTTCGAATCCCCTTAGCTCCACCAGGTTCCGGAGAGGTGTCCGAGTGGTTTAAGGTGCAGCATTGGAAATGCTGTGTACGGGAAACCGTACCGTGGGTTCGAATCCCACCCTCTCCGCCAATTTGGGTCTTCACAACGGCTCAAATACCTGCTACACTACTGGACGGACCGCTAGCTCAATTGGTAGAGCATCCGACTCTTAATCGGCAGGTTGTAGGTTCGAGTCCTACGCGGTCCACCATTTTTGGCCCCATCGTCTAGAGGTCTAGGACGGCGCCCTCTCACGGCGCAAACAGGGGTTCGAATCCCCTTGGGGTCACCATTTTCCTTCGGAGAGGTGTCCGAGGGGTTTAAGGTGCCGCTCTCGAAAAGCGGTGTGGTGATGAGCCACCGTGGGTTCGAATCCCACCCTCTCCGCCATCGATCTCGCTGGGGATTGGGGTAACGGTAGCCCGCCTGACTCTGGATCAGGTAGTCTAGGTTCGAATCCTAGATCCCCAACCAAGGATTCCGGCATAGCTCAACGGTAGAGCATCCGGCTGTTAACCGGAGGGTTGTAGGTTCGAATCCTACTGCCGGAGCCAGCTGCGGGTTTAGCTCAGTTGGTAGAGCGCCACCTTGCCAAGGTGGAGGTCGCGAGTTCGAGTCTCGTAACCCGCTCCAGTTCGTGGGGCTATAGCTCAGTTGGGAGAGCGCTTGAATGGCATTCAAGAGGTCAGGGGTTCGACTCCCCTTAGCTCCACCAGCGCGGTGGTAGGTGACTGCCACCGTCTTCTAATGCGCGGTTAGCTCAGTTGGGAGAGCGCATGATTGACGTTCATGAGGTCAGAGGTTCGATCCCTCTACCGCGCACCAAGGTGTCTGGAGGAAGTGGGCGGCAGCTCCTTCCGAAGACGCCTGCCGTTGAGGCTGACGCTGGCCGGAAGCGCCGCAGGGCGCTTCCAGGAGCGCACGCCCGAAGGCGTCATCTACGGCGCCGGGGCGGGATGTTTCCAGTCGCATACCTACGGAGGCGTGGTGTAGAGGCCTAACATGCGGCCCTGTCACGGCCGAGATCGCGGGTTCGAATCCCGTCGCCTCCGCCAGCAAGGGCGAGGCCGCCCTTCGGGTGGCCTCGTCCACTCTGCGCCGATGGCGCAGGTGCAATCTCCGGTTTGCGGAGCCGCCGGCCGGATGGAATCAACTGGCCGGTTGACACGGAGCCGGGAGATTGCTAAACTGGTGAAGCTGTCGCCTGACGGCAGCGAGATCTCGAACCTTGAAAACTGGACAGTGCAGAGAGGGAAGCCGAGCGAGCCGGTATTCCAAGGAGCCAACATCAAGCTTTCCACG
The nucleotide sequence above comes from Symbiobacterium thermophilum IAM 14863. Encoded proteins:
- a CDS encoding response regulator transcription factor, producing MFPVPERILVVDDEPSILELVAYNLRRAGFEVLTADNGEDGLRIAREEEIDLVILDVMLPGIDGFEVLRALRRHSELPVLMLTARGEEIDRVVGFEIGADDYVTKPFSPRELTGRVKAILRRARRSAEPQDQDTLVLGPLTINFASYEVLRDGRRVDLTPTEFQILGVLARSPGRVFTRDELVDRVMGPDFYGDVRTVDVHIRHLRAKLEENPSEPRLIETVRGVGYRFAGPRRR
- a CDS encoding phosphate ABC transporter substrate-binding protein — protein: MAVLRSRPLAAILLAATLLLAGCGSRPQADPNDPLAGTITASGSTALLPLASLAAEIFMEEHLNVTVNVSGGGSYNGLQQVAVGAVDIGNSDIPATGELADVLVEHRVAIAPFVIIVHPENPVDGLTMEQLAGILRGEITNWQEVGGPDLEIVVVSRQQSSGSRATIVEKVLAGEGDISPQALVQDSNGKVVTTVQYTPGAIGYIDASYHRPSKVKALALDGVAYSPDAVLEGRWPIWTYEYMYTKGEPAGLARAFLEFVLSPEFQEEYVAELGFVPITRETAR
- a CDS encoding MGDG synthase family glycosyltransferase — protein: MPTRILLLSADFGSGHLAAATAIAAACRSLSADCEAVVVQCRSPLLGLVGRAYLWQIRHTPDLYRQLYRLPPGRPLRRLVIRVLSGPVRRALQQYNPDVVVGTHPFPAGAALHLLNRSWPKRVPVVMALTDFAPHGFWIWPGVARYFTASEQAARELVRRGADAAAVRATGIPVRMALAADGTGADRTAGPTAGSSSSGVRRVLVIGGGLGLGPIAAAVDALLSLPRPDLRVTVICGRNEALLDQIRRRHGSDARLTALGFTDQVLDHMREADLLVTKPGGITCAEALALGLPMLLLDPLPGPEEENAAYLAGSGAARVVGVKRLAGAADDLLFRRPERLAAMAAAARQAGHPASALAIAAEVLALADAPRAQVAGITPSS
- a CDS encoding LppM family (lipo)protein; its protein translation is MRRLSALTLVLLLAAAALAGCVRLELNLRVNPDGTGEKEIIAAIDREFLAVAAAMRARDPLARLEAELREDPKATVTRYQLGDMVGFRAVAPFRNELILNDETWKGHFLIRDRIFWRDYTLDLETLLDMAELDAVAASFDSPVDFRVSVELPARIGETNGELDPSGRKVTWTLIPGRRDHLVLTARQYLYGRIAAAGAAALAAAVGLAFGIRRGQRRRRPVGGIGQAKT
- the pepF gene encoding oligoendopeptidase F translates to MTRRLTRAEVPVEQTWRLSDLFPTQADWERELEAIAADASRVTQYRGRLGEGASVLLSCLTEYERLRERLTRAGAYASLRFSEDGSNPKNQAVRAKGQALMAQMGAAFAFLQSELLALPEGTVERYLAEEPGLAPFRRWLEQVLAMRPHTLHPETESALAALIEVTGAPYVIYNQVKAGDMRFDPIEVDGESVPVSFATYEERLERSADVETRRAAFRSFSAGLRRYQHTLAAAFAAEVKKNVVLARLRGYESATHMLLHPQEVSIDVYHNILDVIQAELAPHMRRYARLRRRVLGLDRLLYCDIEAPLDPGYNPGVTFAEGAQIILDGLAVLGDEYIDIVRTALTDRWIDWCDNVGKSTGAFCSSPYGAHPYILISWADTMRNVLVLAHELGHACHLTLAQRNQSVLNFRPSTFFIEAPSTINELLVGQHIMRGTADPRMRRWVIMQLLATYHHNFVRHLLEGELQRRIYALAEAGTPITAVTLSETKGRILEEFWGGEVEIDDDARLTWMRQPHYYMGLYPYTYSAGLTVGTAVAQAIRDEGQPAVERWLRVLKAGGTRKPLELAQMAGVDLSTPEPIRAAVAFVGSLVDELEQSF